A genome region from Manihot esculenta cultivar AM560-2 chromosome 5, M.esculenta_v8, whole genome shotgun sequence includes the following:
- the LOC110616272 gene encoding reticulon-like protein B9 isoform X2 gives MAYYESDSEDEALPRGKLFGRQRPLHDVLGGGKFADVLLWKNKNVSAALTISMSVIWFLFEVVDYNFVPLFCHISITAMLLVFIWCNGAQFFNWSPPKIPKSILDGDAFHEAASNFHERFNHALSKLLDIASGKDPALFILTVVSLYILSVIGSYFTFLNFLYLKQVDDYTGRLFRQVKKRYRRFESRVLNKIPRGAVKEKVR, from the exons ATGGCATATTATGAGTCAGATTCTGAAGATGAAGCACTTCCAAGAGGGAAGCTATTTGGGAGGCAAAGACCATTACATGATGTTCTTGGTGGAGGAAAAT TTGCAGATGTGTTACTATGGAAAAACAAAAATGTATCAGCTGCACTTACTATTAGCATGAGTGTGATATGGTTTCTCTTTGAGGTGGTTGATTACAATTTCGTCCCTCTTTTTTGTCACATCTCCATCACCGCAATGCTTCTCGTCTTCATATGGTGCAATGGAGCCCAATTTTTCAATTG GAGTCCCCCAAAGATCCCCAAAAGCATTTTGGATggagatgcattccatgaaGCTGCTTCAAACTTCCATGAAAGGTTCAACCATGCCTTATCAAAgcttcttgacattgcatctgGAAAAGATCCAGCACTCTTCATTCTG ACAGTTGTTTCTCTTTATATATTATCAGTGATCGGAAGCTACTTCACTTTCTTgaattttctttatttga AACAAGTTGATGATTATACAGGTAGATTATTTCGACAAGTGAAGAAAAGGTATAGAAGATTTGAATCCAGGGTTCTTAATA
- the LOC110616272 gene encoding reticulon-like protein B9 isoform X1: MAYYESDSEDEALPRGKLFGRQRPLHDVLGGGKFADVLLWKNKNVSAALTISMSVIWFLFEVVDYNFVPLFCHISITAMLLVFIWCNGAQFFNWSPPKIPKSILDGDAFHEAASNFHERFNHALSKLLDIASGKDPALFILTVVSLYILSVIGSYFTFLNFLYLIFLCFQTLPFLYDRFEEQVDDYTGRLFRQVKKRYRRFESRVLNKIPRGAVKEKVR; the protein is encoded by the exons ATGGCATATTATGAGTCAGATTCTGAAGATGAAGCACTTCCAAGAGGGAAGCTATTTGGGAGGCAAAGACCATTACATGATGTTCTTGGTGGAGGAAAAT TTGCAGATGTGTTACTATGGAAAAACAAAAATGTATCAGCTGCACTTACTATTAGCATGAGTGTGATATGGTTTCTCTTTGAGGTGGTTGATTACAATTTCGTCCCTCTTTTTTGTCACATCTCCATCACCGCAATGCTTCTCGTCTTCATATGGTGCAATGGAGCCCAATTTTTCAATTG GAGTCCCCCAAAGATCCCCAAAAGCATTTTGGATggagatgcattccatgaaGCTGCTTCAAACTTCCATGAAAGGTTCAACCATGCCTTATCAAAgcttcttgacattgcatctgGAAAAGATCCAGCACTCTTCATTCTG ACAGTTGTTTCTCTTTATATATTATCAGTGATCGGAAGCTACTTCACTTTCTTgaattttctttatttga TTTTTCTTTGCTTCCAAACACTGCCATTTCTGTACGATCGATTCGAAGAACAAGTTGATGATTATACAGGTAGATTATTTCGACAAGTGAAGAAAAGGTATAGAAGATTTGAATCCAGGGTTCTTAATA